In Micropterus dolomieu isolate WLL.071019.BEF.003 ecotype Adirondacks linkage group LG17, ASM2129224v1, whole genome shotgun sequence, one genomic interval encodes:
- the calm3a gene encoding calmodulin 3a (phosphorylase kinase, delta) isoform X2: protein MADQLTEEQIAEFKEAFSLFDKDGDGTITTKELGTVMRSLGQNPTEAELQDMINEVDADGNGTIDFPEFLTMMARKMKDTDSEEEIREAFRVFDKDGNGYISAAELRHVMTNLGEKLTDEEVDEMIREADIDGDGQVNYEEFVQMMTAK from the exons GCTGATCAGCTGACTGAAGAGCAGATTGCTG AGTTCAAGGAGGCGTTCTCACTGTTTGACAAGGATGGTGATGGCACAATCACTACCAAGGAGCTCGGCACGGTGATGCGCTCTCTGGGTCAGAACCCCACTGAGGCTGAGCTACAGGACATGATCAACGAGGTGGATGCTGATG GTAATGGTACAATTGACTTTCCTGAGTTCCTGACCATGATGGCCAGAAAGATGAAAGATACAGACAGTGAGGAGGAGATCAGAGAAGCCTTCCGAGTCTTCGACAAG GATGGTAACGGCTACATCAGTGCAGCAGAGTTACGGCACGTCATGACCAACTTAGGGGAGAAGCTCACTGATGAGGAGGTGGACGAAATGATCCGCGAGGCTGACATTGACGGCGATGGTCAGGTCAACTATGAGG AGTTTGTCCAGATGATGACTGCCAAGTGA
- the calm3a gene encoding calmodulin 3a (phosphorylase kinase, delta) isoform X1, producing MEHCSILLRPWADQLTEEQIAEFKEAFSLFDKDGDGTITTKELGTVMRSLGQNPTEAELQDMINEVDADGNGTIDFPEFLTMMARKMKDTDSEEEIREAFRVFDKDGNGYISAAELRHVMTNLGEKLTDEEVDEMIREADIDGDGQVNYEEFVQMMTAK from the exons GAACACTGCAGCATCCTGCTCCGGCCATGG GCTGATCAGCTGACTGAAGAGCAGATTGCTG AGTTCAAGGAGGCGTTCTCACTGTTTGACAAGGATGGTGATGGCACAATCACTACCAAGGAGCTCGGCACGGTGATGCGCTCTCTGGGTCAGAACCCCACTGAGGCTGAGCTACAGGACATGATCAACGAGGTGGATGCTGATG GTAATGGTACAATTGACTTTCCTGAGTTCCTGACCATGATGGCCAGAAAGATGAAAGATACAGACAGTGAGGAGGAGATCAGAGAAGCCTTCCGAGTCTTCGACAAG GATGGTAACGGCTACATCAGTGCAGCAGAGTTACGGCACGTCATGACCAACTTAGGGGAGAAGCTCACTGATGAGGAGGTGGACGAAATGATCCGCGAGGCTGACATTGACGGCGATGGTCAGGTCAACTATGAGG AGTTTGTCCAGATGATGACTGCCAAGTGA